The Acidobacteriota bacterium sequence CTCAGCACCTGCACCGCCTCGCCCACGTGGTAGCGGACGATGTCGGCATAGCCGAGTGCCTCGAGATGGGCACGGGCGCGCGCCGACAGGTCGGCGTCCCAGACGACGTGGTGCACCTCGCCACCGCCGTGCTCGCCAACGGCACGGGCGAACCACGCGGTGGAGTACCCGAACCCCGAACCGAGCTCGAAGATCCGGCGTGCGCCAGCGAGCCGCGCGAGCAGGTAGCAGCACTGCCCTGACGCCGGACCGATGATCGGGAAGTCGTGCTCTCTCGCGTACGCCTCCATCCGTTCCAGTTCCGGAGGGCGAGGAGGCACGAGGCCGTCGAGGTACGAGACGAGGGCGTCGGCGAAGAGTGGCGCGGCCATTGGTAGATCCTACTTGTCTCCACTCAGCGGAGCCGAGCGGGTGAGGGTAAGACCCCCGTTCAAACCGTGCGTGCGGATTTCCCGCACACGGCTTACCAGGTGGTCTTCAGGTCGTGGCATGCGCCACCCCCGGATACTGAATCGTACCGCGCAGGCGAATCAACCCGAGGCGCTCGAAGAAGGGACGATCCCAGGCCACGACCAGACCGGCAGCCAGACGAGACCCCGCGCGCTTCAGCAGCAGGCCGCGTAATCGACGTTCGACGTACTGGTCCAGGTGGCTGCCGGCCATCGGCCTTCGGGATGTATCGCCGCAGGACCGGCGGCGGACGATACGTGCCGGCGCGCAGTACCGTCCCGAGCTCCTCAAGCATGCGCTCGACACCGTACTGTTCCACAGCCGCGAGCGTCTCGCGATCGACGCCCGCCNNNNNNNNNNNNNNNNNNNNNNNNNNNNNNNNNNNNNNNNNNNNNNNNNNNNNNNNNNNNNNNNNNNNNNNNNNNNNNNNNNNNNNNNNNNNNNNNNNNNGCGCTCGACACCGTACTGTTCCACAGCCGCGAGCGTCTCGCGATCGACGCCCGCCGCGCCGCGGTTGCGCTTCACTCGCTGCCATGCCTCCCGGAGGACGTCACCCCTCCAGATCCGATCCATCAGAGCATGGAAGCGCCGTTCCGGGGATCGCTTGGCCGCGACCCAGAGTCGACGTTGCAATTGGCGCACTTTGTCGACCACCAGACGGTGGCCGGGGTGATTGGTACCGGACCTGCCGGACATGCCCTCGCGCGTCCTTGCGTCCTCGACGTGCCCACCGTAGGGGCCCTTCCCTCCGGTCGCGTTCTTCGTCGCGACCCTCGACAGTACTACGGCCCCCTCGGACGCCCGCTGCGCCGCGCTCGACTTCACCATCGGCTTATACGAGCCACGCTGCCCCGACCCGGGCTGCGCAGACGGGCCTCTCGTGTTCCGTTCCGCTCCGTGTCCACGTGCTGCGCCCTGTACCCCGCCGAGACCCCCCGCGCGTGTTCCTCCGGACTGAGGCACGGGAGACATGGCCTTCGCCGTGACATGAGCGGCTCGGCTCTCGGGTTGTAACTCTGTCGAGGCTGCAGGCTTCACTTGATGTTGCG is a genomic window containing:
- a CDS encoding O-methyltransferase; translated protein: MAAPLFADALVSYLDGLVPPRPPELERMEAYAREHDFPIIGPASGQCCYLLARLAGARRIFELGSGFGYSTAWFARAVGEHGGGEVHHVVWDADLSARARAHLEALGYADIVRYHVGEAVQVLSESTTTFDLVFLDIDKTGYPAAIPVIAGRLRRGGVLIVDNGLWSGRVFDGRDATPETLAIRETTRLLTTGREWVTTMVPIRDGLIIAMRA